From a region of the Primulina eburnea isolate SZY01 chromosome 7, ASM2296580v1, whole genome shotgun sequence genome:
- the LOC140835919 gene encoding uncharacterized protein codes for MDKLFESLEYPDDRRIKLVVHQLLDVAKSWWIMTKKALEGRGTIVTCDIFKSEFYQRFFPTSYRKDRGAEFANLKQGNLNIEECIAKFSNLLRFAPHVASDKEAKADHFRNGLNPDIFTLVNTGRLNTFAEALDRAKGAETGIFRQRGSQYSQRPQHPQYRNQFRQGNTGSNSGNIR; via the coding sequence ATGGATAAATTATTTGAATCTCTTGAGTATCCAGATGATCGTAGAATCAAATTAGTTGTTCATCAGTTATTGGATGTTGCTAAAAGTTGGTGGATAATGACCAAGAAAGCTTTAGAGGGTCGAGGTACGATTGTTACCTGCGATATttttaaatctgaattttatcagcgtttctttccaaCATCTTACAGGAAAGAtaggggagccgagtttgcaaatttaAAGCAGGGAAATCTGAATATTGAGGAATGTATTGCTAAGTTCTCGAATTTACtgagatttgctcctcatgtagcatCCGATAAAGAAGCTAAGGCTGATCACTTCAGAAATGGTCTTAATCCTGATATATTTACCCTGGTTAATACTGGAAGGCTTAACACTTTTGCTGAGGCTCTTGATAGAGCAAAGGGAGCTGAAACTGGAATCTTTAGGCAGAGAGGTTCTCAGTATTCGCAACGACCCCAACATCCACAGTATCGAAATCAATTCAGACAGGGTAATACTGGTAGTAACAGTGGCAACATAAGATAG